The genomic stretch CAAGGTGAGGATTCAGTCTAGGAAGACAAAGTTGCCTTTAGAGGTCAAAAATACCAGTGGAACCATGTggcctgggcaggaggatggagaAAGGACCTGACAGCTGAGCAGCATGTGAAACATTTGAGAACAATGACTCAGGGAAGAATAAGGGGACTatgagagaaaaatgaaacacaaGGGACAGGGGAGACTGAGTTGACAACAAAACAATGAACTTTATAATAAAGCATTCAActtttatagaaaaatataaacTTACATTGCATTAATTATgtattaagtaaaaaaaaatgcttgaataGTTTCCCATGATTTCCTGTAAACTGTTGCTGAAACTGCCTTAGGGCTGTTACAAGATCGTGAAAAGGAGGGAACTTAAAATGCCTTAACTACAAGGAGGCCCACAGGGTGGACATGCAAAACCCATGCTATATCAGCACTGAGGATTGTTAGTTGTAGCAGTTCAGAGTGTTAACTGATTTACATgatattgttatttatttatttaaaaggcagTATTCAGCCACCCCTGCTGATGGgtaaaacaacaataaaatccATGAATCATGGTAAACTGGATGGAGGCAAAGCTGTACAGTCAACTAGCAAAGAAAATATGAAACTGAACAAggcatttgttctttctttccttcaggaTCTTCACCTCCACCTGTCAGTGTCACCTCTTTCCAAGTGCTGGTCTGTAAAGCTCAGTGAAATCACTTTACAAGCCAAATCTGGCTCAGCAGAAATAAATGGAGCTAAACCAAGATATAACTGAATTTGACCCCAAAACGTTGGTCACAATGCCTGTTGTGCAGGAGCTACATGAACTGCTCCCTTTCCTCCCAAGCAGGGCTCTAAGGAATGAGCAGTGCACATTTAGAAGGGTGGATAATACCAACTTGCGATTTCAGGTATAGCCTGTCACAGAGATGCCAAAtctattttaaaactttgttcaCAGACAACTTTGCTCATAAACAGCCAGGCAAAATAAGGTTACCTTTCTAGAGAGTTATAGAAAACTTCCTCTTCACCAGTTCTACTTGGTGAAATGCCATCTAATAAAGATTCAGGAGGAACTCATTTTTGGGCAATCTTCTATTAGTGGCATACCTTTTCAGAAGCAGTATGAGGGAGTCTGATCACTTGAAAGGATCCCCCAGACTGTCTGGCtactttttccattgttttttgCTTGCCTCTTTCATAATCATCTGAATCTCCCAAAAGGCATACAACATGTACTGGATGCAACTTGTTCTCTGCAAGAAGTTGACAGATTTCCTCTGATTCCTGCTCTGGGAGCATGTTGGTGAGCAGATACACTTCCTCACAGTCTGGGTCTTCAAATGCCACAGCCAAGCCACTTGCAGCATCCATGCCATTCTCAAAGTGCAGGGATCTAATCCAGGCTGCTGCTTCGGTGACACTACAGAGTGAACATCTGACCAAGCAGTTGCACCATTTTAACACctatgcaaaaaaacaaaaaaacaaaaaaccccaaacctccaTTCAAACATGCCATTCTTTTCTAACATGGAACAGATGTGAGATTCTGTATTTAGTATTTCTGTACCTCCCGAGATGATCCTCTACAGTAAGGAATGAAAGAATTCCCCACTTCCTATGATAAAATTTCTGTGGTCAGGTAGGGCTGGAAAAGCTCATGCAGCCTCTCCACAACCTACATATGCACTGTAAACTGTACATCTTTTTCCCCTCAAAGACAGCTGCCTTATCAATTCCCCCACCGCTGACATTCCCTATACTTTACAGGCCTTTCTCATTCTCAGCTGAATGACAATCAGAGCAGCTGTTCTCAGCTGGGAAGAAGCTTTGAAATTTGCTCCTTTTACTGCACATCTGAAGGAGGACTTGTGTGCCCTAAAGCTCATCTATATTTGTTCCAAGTATAGTGACTGGTTTAAAGAAAGACATTGGCACTATTTGCAAACCCTGCTCTGCCTATGGTCGCTAAAGCCTTTTCACCGTGACTGCTTTAAAGCCCCCACTCCCTGGCGGCGTTACCTTGCTGGAAAACGCTATGACATTGAACACAGCCTCGGTGAGCCTGGCGGCCAGCAGGAAGAGAACCCGTATGAGGTGCTCCTTCAGGTACGCAGCCGCGGGAGTCGCGGCTCCCCGCATGCCGACCACAAAGGTGACGCTCTGGCCCCGGGGCCCGTTCCCCATCGCCGAGGCGGTGCAGCCGGCGCCAGCGAGCCCCGCCATAGCCGAGACGGGCAACGGCACTGGCCAGTGCTAAGGGGTGGAGGGCGGCACAGCCCGTGGCGCGGCCTTTCCCCTGTTTCCCTGGGGGCTTCCCAAGCGTCCCGAGCCCAGCCTGCCCGCGGACAGCCCGCACTGAGCCCAGGCGGCGCCGGCCGTTACGCCGCGCGCGACCGGCCGTTGCGCCGCGCGCCGGCCGTTACCCCACGCGCGACCGGCCGTTGGGCCGCGCGCCGGCCGTCACCGCCTTACTGCGCCGCCCCTGAGCGCCCGCCGTTCCCCGTTGCTACGCAACCAGACGCCGTGGGCTGAACCAACTGGTCCGCCTTGGGGGAGGAAGAAggggctcttttctttttttagcaccTTTCTTACGGAGGGATAATGCTTGCTACGCCTTCTCCCCTCCCcgttctgaaatacagaaatctGCCTCAGAAGGTCACTGCACTCCTTCCCGTGCGTCCTCTGTGGGCAGTGTTATTTTTTCAGACTGAAGAGCAACAGCCGCCGAGGACTTGGTTCCGCCTGCGCCGCTCCCAAAGGCTGGCAGTGGTAGGGGGCGCACGCATACACTTGCGCCAACAGCGGGGAGGCCCGGGGAGCCCCGAGGCGTGgacgacggcggcggcggcggcggcggcggcggcggcggcgaagaGGACCCCGAGTCACGGCCGCTGTCTTGGGGCAGAGCGCTTGCCCGGCTCCTCTTCCTgcctcagccccctccccctccgcGCCCGCAGTTGGTAGGCGCCAGCCGGCGTGGCGGGCCAATCGCTGCGGCTGTTGTTGGGAGGCGGCGGGGTGACATTGGGGGCGCGGGCAGGACGGCCGGTACCGGCGCGGCCGCCATCATGCTGGCGGCGCTGGgacgctcggcggcggcgcggctcctccgggccgggggcggcggcggcggcggcggcggcggcggcggcggcggcggcgccgcgacCGGGCTGCGGCAGTAagtgcgggggcggcggggccggggcggggcggcggcggggcgggagtgACGCGGTCGCGGTGCGGTCGCGGTGCGGTGTGGTGTGTtgcagcgcgggcggcggggtGCACATCGAGCCGCGGTACCGGCAGTTCCCGCAGCTGACGCGGGCGCAGGTGATCCGGAGCGAGCTCTTGGCCGGCTTCATGTGGTTCTGGATTCTCTGGCACTTCTGGCACAGCTCGGACATGGTGCTGGtgaggccggcgcggcggcggcggcggggggcgggggtcCGGTCCAGGCCCCGGTCTGACCGCGCCTCTCGCCGCAGGGTCACTTCCCCTACCCCGACCCCGCGGCGTGGACGGACGAGGAGCTGGGCATCCCCCCCGACGACGCGGAGTAggcgctgcccgcagcccccaggtaCGCGCTGCCCACCCGCTCCCTCGCTGGAGTCGGGGGAGAGACTCCCGgactctttttgcttttctttcacgGTGCCTTATGAACGGGACCACACTTCACGTGCCCAGCGCTTAAAGCACGCTCACGCGGCGGTTTCTGCGTTGCAGCTGGGTCGCTTTAAACAGTGATAAAGTCTAGATGCCACCACAGCTGCAGTCCAGCTACTGGACTGTATTTCCTTAATGTACCTGATTGCAACGGTGTCAGGGAGTGCATGGCACCCTGCGACGCTCCTTTTCTGTTGCTACTGCCAAAAGTGCCCCTGCTTTCTGCAGCTACTCACGCAGTTTCAAAGGTAAATGTGCCAAATCTGCGTTCTACAGAATGCAGATAGTTTTTGCACTTTTATTGTCTGCACACACTTTTCCTGGGTGGGTAGCTGAAAGTTTGAGTCCTGGTAGTCTAGTTTTGGCAATATATGACTCTCTGCAatcctgcaactttttttttactaAGTTGTAGCTTAATTACTGCCACTTAAACTATTTTATGGGTTTATGCTATACTATAGACAATGTTCTCCAACTTTGAGACATGCTCTGCTAGTAGATGGAGACCTTTAAAATTCTTCCTTCTACTAAGTGTTGggctttttgcttatttttatttaattgccCCATCACTTAAGCTGCTGTTTCATATTATGACTGTAAAATTTTAAGAGCTTCAACTACTGGTGAAGGCAGGAGGGCCACTGTGGAGGAGGCTTTCCCCTGCTGTCGGCTGTGGGAGAGGGACTGGTAAAAAGATTGAGTGTTGTCTTGTGTTACTTGCAGGTTGTGTGGTGAGATCCCTGGAACTACAGCTTTGGCTCTTCTGTCCTTGTTTCAATAAATATTAATTGTAAACAAACTCTAACTTAagttgtgctttgttttctttgaatgCTACATGACTTCTAGGGGATGAACAGTTAAGGCTTCAGAGGTGAGGTATTTGAATCTGAATTAGCCTCTGTTGTTTTTGCTTAATAAATACAACGTGCTCCCCTCGAAGGTCTTGAGGCATCTACATTCAGATGAAAGTTTGACTTATTTGAGTAGGTAAGAATCCTATCATCTTATTGACTAGGTGGCAGAATTAAAGTGGGGAAAATTATATACTGGATGTTAGAACTGTGATGAAACTaactttaaaggattttttttttttttttactgaagactTCAGTATCTTGGAATAAGAGCTTCTATAGAAGCAGGCAGAACTGCCATGAAGAGAACCCAGACTAACTTGCACCAAGCTTTCCTTAGGGTGAAGGAGAATTTCCCTTGGTGATAAGATTTCACATAAAATTTTGCGAAATAAAGTATTTTGCAAAGGTAAAAGTGGCTTAGGGCTAAGCACATTGTTCAAGGAAGCAGCAGTCCAGATAAGGAAGACTTGGAGCTGTCTGGAGAATAACCCAACcaatttcatgttttcttttttttgccagacCTATGTTCTAAATCAACAAGGTCAAAGTAAATTTGTTTTCACTCCCAGTGAACCACCTTGGTCACCCCTCTGGAACATCAGGGAGATGATGACTTGTGAGTTGCATCATAAATAATCTTCTGCTTCAGACTTATCCATGCAGTCAATCTTTATTATCGCAGTATTCTCATATTCACATCAAGTACATAGAACTTTTTGCCTTTTATATAATACAGAGTTCTTTAAATAACTTTACACAGAAATAGTTTTCTTCAATCTGAATTCAGCTAtcaaattttaatgttttaagtcTCCATGCTCTCTAACCAAACTGGACAATATTTCCCATTGTACAAATTTACATGAGAAAAACTCCAAAGTACAAATGAAGGGACAACAAAAGTAAAGGGCAGGgggaaacaaacaagaaatataaGTTGTATCGGCAATTAAAGGGGAAACTTGACAAGGAAAGAGGGGAGTTGCCATGACCTAtgtaacagaaaactgaaaataaacattttgttatgaattaaaaaataaatacaagtttcAAAACAATTACTCCATtgtagattttaaaaagcagctatgGAAATCTACTAACacaattggtttttttttttttttaagtaattggACTGGACCTTCTACTTTGCAGTCATAAGCCTCTTGCAAACCTCTGGtggttaaaaaaatacagctgaaaggAATGTTGTGTTAGCACAGAGTTTAAATTGGTGGGACATACATTTCATTGCActaagaaacaaaccaaaaaaaaaatcagaacctgTACAGaaatttccctttcctctccttacTAGATACTTTGCCTTTCATAAACAAGCCTCTGTATTATGAGGTAATGCCATTGCCTtgactatatatataaaaagtcaAGTTCAAAGGATATAGATTTATATACTATCTATATACTTTAAACAAGCCAGTCCTCTCTCATTCCCCCACAGGGTCCAACTACTGCGTGCAATACCTTCCATCACTTTTTAATGAAGCGTATGCATTGAGTCTTTTGTGGAAAGCCCCCCAAGAGACTGGTGCACCTTTCCTAATCTAGGAAAAGCAGCATGCTCTCaagtgagaaagagagacagtGCAACTACTGCACAACAGACTACAAACATGTATACCTATTCCTTCAAAACAAGGGAGAGTCACAGAAGGCAACAGTGGCCAGTCTGCATGTATGTTTGGACATAGAAAAAAGGGATCCAATTAGGGTGCTGATGACTGATTAGCACTGCAATTGCTAAATGAAAAGGTCATCCAGCCCTGGGAGACCATCGCTAGAACTGAAACAGGGAGGTGCGGAGGGAAGTTGCTACCCGAGCACGCCGGTGTAGCCAAGGGGCTGCAAGGAGCGCTGTCCTTGTGCTCAGGACAATTGACAGAGCGCACAGTCTAGCTCTTTCATCTAGAAGACTGGCAGACCTTGCTTCAACTGGAGCACGCCCCAGCACTAGCTCCCAAAGGAATTTCAAGGGTGGCAAGGAGTGGCAGGACTTTCCTTAGTCCCACCAAATgagattgaaaaaaaaagcaatggcgTAATTTGGAGAGCCAAAACATGCAAGTTGACCACTGTCAGGTTTCTGCCAGTTGAGGAGAAGTTGTGtggagaggggggaggaaggggaggcaggagggacaCAAGGCTCATGAAGGAATGATGtgcatgttttttattttctgttttttgttttttttcctctaaaggtTCACAGCTTtgaataaaaaagcacatttattgcacttacattttattttagacaGAGTTA from Dromaius novaehollandiae isolate bDroNov1 chromosome 1, bDroNov1.hap1, whole genome shotgun sequence encodes the following:
- the NDUFB2 gene encoding NADH dehydrogenase [ubiquinone] 1 beta subcomplex subunit 2, mitochondrial; translated protein: MLAALGRSAAARLLRAGGGGGGGGGGGGGGGAATGLRHAGGGVHIEPRYRQFPQLTRAQVIRSELLAGFMWFWILWHFWHSSDMVLGHFPYPDPAAWTDEELGIPPDDAE